One Archangium violaceum genomic window, ACGGGACGGTTCATGGTGCGAGACTCCTCGTTCATGGATGACTGCGTGCCTGGGGAATCCAGGCTGACGCAGAGGAAGATGCGCCGCGCACGTGCCGCGAACATTTCGCAACCGTTACGGAGTATGTCGTTGCGGCCGGCCCTCCGTTCCGAGCGCTCCCTCTCTCCTGGACAAGGCGCTTCTCAGAGACGTCTTGCTGAAGGAGCTCGAGAAGGCCCTCGCCGCCGCCGAGTCGAAGGTCGTCCAGGCCCATCTGCTCTCGGCCGGTTGGGCACCGCAGAACAGGGCCGCGTTGCTCGAGCTCGAGACGTCCGTACTCGAGAAGACGAAGAGGACCCTCGCCACCCTCGAGAACCTCGCCCTCGGACCCTCGGGGGAGGATGGGCGGCTGCGCGAGGGGACGGTCCTGGTCCTGAGGAACCTGCGCGGTGGTGAAGTCTCGTTCACGTTGGTGCTGGAGCCTCCGCTGAAGCAGGTGGAGGGGGGCTCTCGGGCTTCCATGTTTCGCTGAGTCAGGCCTTTCCCTTGTCGATTTACGAGCCTCTCGAACCGGGGAAGAAGCTGACGTTGTACGGGCCGCACGACTCGGTGACGGCCGAGTACGAAGTCCTCGACCTCTACTGAGCCAGGGCGGACACCTCGGTCCCTATGTGCCTTGCACTCCACCTCCCGCGAGAGCAACCTGGGAGGGAAGGAGCCGGGATGTACTCTGGAAGGTCAGTCCCGGGTGTCATGCTCTCTCCTCATGGAAACGGAGATGGGCGTCGGGGAACATGGGGAAGAAATGGGACAGAGACCGGCCACCTACGCGGACCTGGAGGCGCTCCCGGCGAATGTGGTGGGAGAGCTCATCGATAAGGAGCTGCACGTCAGCCCGCGGCCTGCGGCCCCTCATACGGTGGCGGCGTCCCGGTTGGGTGGCGAGCTGACGGGCCCGTTCGACCGAGGGCGGGGTGGCCCCGGAGGGTGGCTCCTGCTCGACGAGCCGGAGCTGCACCTGGGCGAGGATGTGTTGGTGCCAGATCTGGCCGGGTGGCGCCGCGAGCGGATGCCGCGCCCTCCCCGCACCGCGGCCTTCACGCTCGCCCCGGACTGGGTGTGCGAGGTGCTGTCCCCCTCGACCGTGGCGCTGGACCGGGCCAGCAAGTTGCCGGTGTACGCACGCGAGAGCGTGCGGCACGTCTGGCTGATGGATCCGGAGGCCCACACGTTGGAGGTGTTCCGGCTGGATGGGGCGAGCTACAGGCTGCTCGTCACGCATTCCGGCCCCGTCAACGTGCGCGCCGAGCCCTTCGAGGCGTTCGAGCTGGAGCTGGCCTTCCTCTGGGGCGAGGAGAAGGGGCGCTGAGCCCCCAAATCCCTACCGTGCTTCCGCGGAGGCCGCGAGTACCGCCCGGTGCTTGCGGATCCCCAGGCTGAGGGGCACCGCCACCAGCGCGATGATCGTGGCGACCAGGTAGACGTCGTTGATGCCCTCCACGAACGAGAACAACTCGATGCGGCTGCGCTCCGTCATCCCCTGCCGCACGAGCTCCTGCGCCTCCCGGGCCGTGAAGGTGGACAGGAGCGACGTGAAGATGGCGATCGAGAACGCCCCGAACACGTTTCGCAACCAGTTACTGATGGAGGAGGCGTGGCCGCTCAGCTCGCGTGAAATCTGCTCCATGCCCGCGTTGCTGGCCGGCATCATGGAGAGGGAGATCCCCACGTTCCGCACCACCATCCACATCACCATGTAGAAGCGTGGAACGTCCGGCGTCAGACGGCTCAAGGCGAACGTCCCCCCCGCGATCAACAGGACGCCGGCCGTCATGAGCGTGCTCGGCCCGAGCGGGCCATACATGCGCCCGACCAGGGGCATCAAGAGCGCCATGGCCAGGGAGGCCGGAAGGAGGATCAATCCGGTCTCGAGCGGCGTCACGCCCTGGACCTTCTGCAGGAACACGGGCACGAGGAACGCGCCCGAATACAGGCTGATGGTGATGATGCTCGAGATGATCAGCGTCACCAGATAGCGGCCGTTGGCGAGCACTCGCAGATCGAGCAGCGGAGCGCTCGTCTTCAATTCCCTGGCGACGAAGACGATCAATGACAGCGTCCCGAGCATGAACAGGGACACGGTCTTCACATCCATCCACCCCCAGCCCCGCCCCTGGCTCAGGGCGATCAGGAGCGACAGGGTGCCGGTGATGACGGTGAGCAGTCCGGGGAGATCGAACGCCTTCGGGGCCTGCAGGCGGTAGAAGGGAATGGTCCGCACGGCCAGGCCCACGGCGACGAGGCCGAGCGGGACGTTGACGAAGAACAACCACCGCCAGTTGCCCAGGGTAATCAACCAGCCCGCGAAGGTCGGCCCGAACGCGGGAGCGAGGCTGGCCGCCAGGCTCCAGAGACTGGCGGCCAGCGCCTGCTGTTCCCGGGGGAGGAGCTGGTAGATGAGCGTCATGGTCACGGGCATGATGGCGCCACAGAAAGCGCCCTGGATGAACCGGAAGACCACGAGCGAGCGCGTATCCCAGGCCAGCCCACACAGCACGGACGCCAGGGTGAAACCCACCAGACTTGCCACGTACAGCCATTTGAAACTGAAGCGTCCGCCGAGATAACCGGTGAGCGGCGCGCTCGTGCCCATGGCGAGCATGAAGCCCGTCAGGGTCCACTGCAGCACGGAGAGCTCGGCACCGAAATATCTCTGCAACTCGGGGATGGCGATCGTGATCGTGCTGGAGCTCAGCACGGACATGAACGACCCGACGAAGAGGGCGAACATGAACGGCCAGAATCGGATGGCTCGTGACTCTTCTGATGGGTTCATGGGACTCGTATTACCAGACCAGCGGCAGGCTCGTGATTCCCAGGTTGAAGCCACCCACGAACTGGGGCTTCTTCTCGGGGTCCAGCCGGAATGGCGGTACGCGCTTCAACCACTCCTGGTAGAAGACCTTCATCTCCAGGCGGGCGAGATTCAGACCGACGCACCGGTGCGGACCCGTGTTGAACGTCTGGTGCTGCTCCTTGCGGCCGATGATGAACTGCTCGGGGTTGGGGAACGCCTCGTCGTCGTAGTTGGCCGCGGGCAGGAGCAACGACACCGTGTCGCCCTTCTTGAACTGGACGCCATGGCAGACCTCGTCCCGCATCACCTGCCGGACCGTGGATGCGATGCCATAGAGCCGCAGCAGCTCCTCGATGGCTCCGGGGATGAGGCTGTGGTCGGCCCGGAGCTTCGCCTGCAGCTCCTGATCTCTCGCCAGGTGCCGGACGCCGAAGCTCAGGGCATTCACCACGGTCTCCAGCCCTCCGAGGAACAGGGCGATGCTGTAGCCCAGCATCTCATGGAAGTTGGGGTTGCGGCCGTTGAGGTTCGCGTCGAGCAGATGGCTGATCAGGTCATCCTCGCGCTTCTCCTGCCGGGCCTTGATGGTCTCCGCCAGGATTCCCGCGATGCTCTTGAAGACACCCGCGCGGGTCGCGGGATCCACCGTGGAGGACGTCGCCTGCGTGGCCAGGTGACGGAACTCCGCCAGGCGGTTGGTCGGCATGCCCGCGAGCTTCATGAACAACGTGACGGGCAGCGGCTCGGCGATGTCCGGGAGGAAGTCGCAGCGTCCCGCGGCGAGCACCTTGTCGATGAGCTCGTTCGTCATGTCCCGGATCGCCGTCTCGAGTCCGGAGACGGACTTGGCCGACAGCGGCTGGTTGAGCGGCGCCCGGTACATCGTGTGCTGCGGCGGATCCGCCGCGATGGGCAGCATCATCAAGCCAGGCTGCGAGTCCTTGTGTTCCCCCGAGTGTTCCTCCGCGTGCCCCGAGACGAGGAAGGCGTTGCTGTAGACCTCCGGGTTCATCGTGATGTCCACGATCGCCTTCTTCCGGGTCACCACCCAGTTGCCACCATTGTACGGGGTGAAGAAGATGGGCGGGGCCTCGAGGATGAGGGAGCGCATCCGGGCGTGCGGATCCTCGAGCATCCGCGGATCCCTGGCGTTGTCGTATTCGTAGACCAGCTCCGGCGGGACGTGCGCGGGAATCTTGTCCAATTTCTTTCCGCTAAAGGAACTCATGTTCGAACCTTTCTGACTGCTGGAGAATATTCAAGCGGCGATGACGTCCGCCTCCGCCCGGCTCGAAACCAGACGTCGTGTGGTCATGAGCTTCGCGGGGCGGTCGATGACGACCGCGGCGATGACTTGTTTGTCTTCAGGGTGGACGGCGGAGGTGGAGCGTCCCACCCTCCGCGGTTTCTGGCTCCTACCAGACCAGCGGCAGGCTCGTGAGCGCCAGGGTGTAGCCACCGATGAAGCGAGGCTTCTTCTCGGGGTCCAGCCGGAACGGCGGCACGCGCTTCAACCACTCCTGGTAGAAGACCTTCATCTCCAGGCGGGCCAGATTCAGACCGACGCACCGGTGCGGACCCGTGTTGAACGTCTGGTGCTGCTCCTTGCGGCCCAGGATGAACTGCTCGGGGTTGGCGAACGCCGCTTCGTCGTAGTTGGCCGCGGGCAGGAGCAACAACACCGTGTCGCCCTTCTTGAACTGGACGCCCTGGTAGACCTCGTCGCGCGCCACATGCCGGGGCATGCACACAATGCCGTAGAGCCGCAGCAGCTCCTCGATGGCTCCAGGGATGAGGCTGGGGTCGGCCCGGAGCTTCGCCTGCAACTCCTGATCTCTCGCCAGGTGCCGGACACCAAAGCACAGGGCATTCACCACGGTGTCCAGTCCCCCGAGGAACAGGAGGATGCTGTAGCCCAACATCTCATGGAAGTCGGGGTTGCGGCCGTTGAGGTTCGCGTCGAGCAGATGGCTGATCAGGTCATCCTCGCGCTTCTCCTGCCGGGCCTTGATGGTCTCCGCCAGGATTCCCGCGATGTGTTTGAAGGTCGCCGCGCGGGTCGCGGGATCCACCGTGGGGGACGCCGCCTGCGCGGCCAGGTGACGGAACTCCGCCAGGCGGTTGGTCGGCATGCCCGCGAGCTTCATGAACAATGTGACGGGCA contains:
- a CDS encoding DHA2 family efflux MFS transporter permease subunit translates to MNPSEESRAIRFWPFMFALFVGSFMSVLSSSTITIAIPELQRYFGAELSVLQWTLTGFMLAMGTSAPLTGYLGGRFSFKWLYVASLVGFTLASVLCGLAWDTRSLVVFRFIQGAFCGAIMPVTMTLIYQLLPREQQALAASLWSLAASLAPAFGPTFAGWLITLGNWRWLFFVNVPLGLVAVGLAVRTIPFYRLQAPKAFDLPGLLTVITGTLSLLIALSQGRGWGWMDVKTVSLFMLGTLSLIVFVARELKTSAPLLDLRVLANGRYLVTLIISSIITISLYSGAFLVPVFLQKVQGVTPLETGLILLPASLAMALLMPLVGRMYGPLGPSTLMTAGVLLIAGGTFALSRLTPDVPRFYMVMWMVVRNVGISLSMMPASNAGMEQISRELSGHASSISNWLRNVFGAFSIAIFTSLLSTFTAREAQELVRQGMTERSRIELFSFVEGINDVYLVATIIALVAVPLSLGIRKHRAVLAASAEAR
- a CDS encoding cytochrome P450, which gives rise to MSSFSGKKLDKIPAHVPPELVYEYDNARDPRMLEDPHARMRSLILEAPPIFFTPYNGGNWVVTRKKAIVDITMNPEVYSNAFLVSGHAEEHSGEHKDSQPGLMMLPIAADPPQHTMYRAPLNQPLSAKSVSGLETAIRDMTNELIDKVLAAGRCDFLPDIAEPLPVTLFMKLAGMPTNRLAEFRHLATQATSSTVDPATRAGVFKSIAGILAETIKARQEKREDDLISHLLDANLNGRNPNFHEMLGYSIALFLGGLETVVNALSFGVRHLARDQELQAKLRADHSLIPGAIEELLRLYGIASTVRQVMRDEVCHGVQFKKGDTVSLLLPAANYDDEAFPNPEQFIIGRKEQHQTFNTGPHRCVGLNLARLEMKVFYQEWLKRVPPFRLDPEKKPQFVGGFNLGITSLPLVW
- a CDS encoding Uma2 family endonuclease — protein: MGQRPATYADLEALPANVVGELIDKELHVSPRPAAPHTVAASRLGGELTGPFDRGRGGPGGWLLLDEPELHLGEDVLVPDLAGWRRERMPRPPRTAAFTLAPDWVCEVLSPSTVALDRASKLPVYARESVRHVWLMDPEAHTLEVFRLDGASYRLLVTHSGPVNVRAEPFEAFELELAFLWGEEKGR
- a CDS encoding cytochrome P450, with the protein product MHADSGSQKLDKIPAHVPPELVYEYDISRDPRMLEDPHARMRSLIHEAPPIFFSPCNGGQWMVTRKKAIMDMTLNTEVFSSRSTGTGENPGEHKDPTGGLTLLPISVDPPQHTMYRTPLNQPLSAKSVARLEPAIRDMTNELIDKVLTAGRCDFLPDIAEPLPVTLFMKLAGMPTNRLAEFRHLAAQAASPTVDPATRAATFKHIAGILAETIKARQEKREDDLISHLLDANLNGRNPDFHEMLGYSILLFLGGLDTVVNALCFGVRHLARDQELQAKLRADPSLIPGAIEELLRLYGIVCMPRHVARDEVYQGVQFKKGDTVLLLLPAANYDEAAFANPEQFILGRKEQHQTFNTGPHRCVGLNLARLEMKVFYQEWLKRVPPFRLDPEKKPRFIGGYTLALTSLPLVW